GTTCCGCCGTGACCAGGTTTCCCTGCTCGTGACAGGTTATGGCCAGGTTCAGGGCGGCTTGAATTTCGGGCGGGTGTGCGGTCGGCCTTTTGCTTTTGGCCGATTTTTTTCTCACTTTGGCAGCCATGTGCAAAAGCAGATCGCTCAGCCGTCGGCAAACCTGAGCTGTGGGCAGAATTGAGGATAGGTTTGTAGATTTTTTGACTCAATATTGGCCGGCACCTGGATTGCGGGCCGCGGCAGAATGTAGCAGCCAGGATCACCCCAGTTGAACATGGCTTCTGTAATTTCACGACCCTGGGTTGCCGGAAAGGGAAAGTAGTCCTGAATTCCGGCGAACTCGTACCCGGCATCGGCACCATGAGCCGATGATTTGCCTCTTTCCGGATGGATGGCTTCCTTTTTTCGGACGATGAGACTGGTTTCGAAAGTTCCCAGAATCTGCGCTTTGCTGCAGTCGAAACCGGCCATGATCAGATGATAGCAGAGCAGGGGGATGCTGAAATTGTTGATGTGTCCCGAAATCAGGCGTTCGCGTGGGTGGTAGGGGACGGTGAGAGCCAAAATGCCCCTTTCGGGAAGCAGGCTGAAGACCTTGTCGAGAAACAGGCCGACATTGCGTTGATGCTCGAGAACGTGCGAACACCAGATGACGTCGAAGCGACGATCGAAGTCGATTTCGAGAAAATCACCGCAGTAATCGGCCTGGTGGAACAGGTCAACACTGTACACCTGTTTGCCGAAATACTCGAAAAACCGCTTGTGTTCACCAGAACCCGAGCCGATGTCGAGTACCGTCTGGAACCGGTAGGAACTGAGCAGTCGAAAAATGGTGTGCACGCCCCAGTCGAGACGAAAGTTGAGGGGGGCCGAGTCGGCTCCCGCTTCCATGCGGGATTTTTTCGTCCTGCTCTTTTGGCACATGGTTGTGTCAGACGGTCGGCAGCGGGGTGCGGGTGTTGTAGGGGGCGCCTTCGAGTATGACCTGCAGGCAGCGGTTGGTTTCCGGGGCAAAGAGAAGCGGCGCAGCCAGGTTGAGGGTGACCGATTTGTCAGGGTGGATGGTGACAATGGCGAGGGCATGGGCCTGCTCGGGGCGCGCAATGTTCAGCTTGGCCATTTCGGTCTTGTCGGGAACGACCTTGTAGTCGAGGAAGAAGTTGCCCGGTTCGGTGAGCAGAAAGGCGATGTCCTTGTCCTCGACACTCTGGATCCAGAAGAGGAGATTTCCTTCCCGGTTGGGCATGACGACGAAGTCGCGCAGTTGTTCGAAGCCGATCAGGCCCTCGGGAAAGTGGATAAGGTTGGCTTCCTGGTATTCGATATCCCCGAATCGGGTGCCGGTGATTTTCATGGCCGCGGTTGTTTTTTGTTTGTGTCGAGTTTTCGGCTCAGGGCTTGCAGATCCACAGGTTCCCATTGCGTCGCCTTCCGGTTTTCGTTGGTGATCCGTTCGTAGACCTCGAGACGATGGATCTTCTTCGAACGCGGCGCGTCGATGCCCAGTCTGATGCTGTTGCCGCGCACTTCGACGACGGTGATCCTGATATCGTCTCCGATGATGATTCCTTCTCCGCTTTTGCGAGTCAGTACGAGCATCCTTGCCCTCCATGGCTCTTATCGGCCATATCGTTCGTTTCGTTTAGCAGGATGTTGGAGAAAATCGGTTGTGGCAGGCGATGCGATTTTTCCAGTTCCATGTCAGGTGATCCGTTTCCGGTCCGACCAGGACGGGCACCGGTGTCCCGTGTTGGCTCCGGCCGGTTTCAGAGGTAGTTGAGTATCGACAGTTCCGAGATTCTGCCGGTGACGGCGAGGGCGGCCTGCAGGGCCGATTCCTGCTTCTTCAGGTTGGCGATGGTTTCGACCAGATCGGCGTCCTCGTAGCGGGAGAGAATCTCGCGCATGCGGATTTCCATGTTTTCCATCCGTCCCAGCGCTTCTTCGAGTCGGCTGCCGTTGTTCCCCATGATGCTGCGATGCCGCCGCACCTGTTCCATGCTCGACTCGAGACCGGACATTTCCGCTTCGATTGCCGCCGAATCGTTATTGCGCAGGGCATCCTCGAGGCGTTTCATAACCCCGAAGACGTCGGTGCCGTCGGGGTCGGTGACACCGTCATTGTCGGCATCGCCCAGCAGCAGGGCATTGCCGGTGATATTGACGCGGGTTACCTCGCCGGGCCCGGTCGCCAGGTTGAAGGCTCCGTTGTCACCGTTGTACAGGACCGGGCGTGGATCGTTGACCGGATCGTAGGCCGGGTTTTCGACAAAGGGTCTGGTATGGATCTGGTGCCCCGAAAAGAGGTACTTGCCGTCGAACTGGGCGTTGCCCATGTCGAACAGTTCCTTGCGCAGCTGGGCCACCTCGTTGGCATAGGTCAGACGGTCTTCGGCGTTGAGGCTGTCGTTGACCGCCGCGATGGAGATTTCCTTGGCCCGCACCAGGATGTTCTCCATGTTGTCGAGATAGTAGTCCTGGTTGTCGATCCGATCGATGCCGGCGTTGATGGTGCGGGTAAAGCGGTTGGCGCTGACGATATCGGCGCGGGCGTAGAGGGTCGGCCGGATGGCCGAGGGATCGTTCGAGGGGCGCTGCAGCTTCTTGCCGCTGGCCGTCTGCACGCGCAATTCCTCGAGACGGGAGTTGATCCGGTTCAGGTTCCCGAGCAGGCTGCGGTAGGTTGTTCCCATGGTAGCGCGCATGGTTTACCTCTTGATCATCAGAACGCTGTCCATCATTTCGTCGACCGTGCTCAGAAACTTGGCCGAGGCCTCGAACGCCTTCTGGTACTGCAGCAGGTTGATCATCTCTTCTTCGATGGAGACGCCGACCGTGGACTCGCGCAGGTTCTCCAGTTGATCGAGGCTGTCCTGCAGTCCGCTGACCGCCAGTCTGTTCTGGCTGGCTTCGATGCCTATCGTGGAGGTGATTTTGCCGTACCATTCGGTATAGGTATCGGTGCCGTTGACAAAGCTGGTGTCCTTGAGAGTGGCCAGCTGCAAGGCGTTGCCGTTGTCTCCGGGGGCGCTGCTGACACCGGCGGCCACTTCGGTGGTGCTGGTGACAGCGACCGCCATCAGGGTGGCGGCGCCGCTGACAGCGGCTGGCTGGACGAAGAAATCGCGGCCGCTGACGCCATCCAGTCCGCTGCCTGCCCGGTGCAGGCCGTTGACCTGGGTGGCGAGATCGTAGGCCAGCTGGTCGAGGCGTCCCTGCAGGTCCGGAATCAACTGGTCACGGGTGTCGAGCAGGCCGCGGAATTCACCGCCCCAGCCGCTGCGTGGAACCTTGAGGGAAGCCGAACTGGTGTTGACGTTGATCTGCACGCCACCGGTGGTGTGAACCGTTTCCAGCTGCAGGGCGATCCCCCCCTCGACCAGGGGGAGTCCACCGGGAAGTTGCAGGGAGATCATGCCGACCTTGTCCTCGACGGCGGAGACGCCGATCTCCCCGGCCAGTTCCTTGATCAGCTGGTCGCGCTGGTCGCGTTCGGCATTGGCCGCGTGGCCGGCGTATTCGACGGTTGAAATCCTCTTGTTCAGATCGGCGACCTGCCGCAGTTTCAGGTTGATGGTGTTGACCTTGCTGACGAGCGTGTTGTCGATGTTGCCGCGAATGTCTTCCAGGCGATTCCAGGCCGTGTCGAACGATTGCGACAGACGCTGTCCGTACTGGATGACCAGTTCACGTTCGACGCTGCCGTCCGGGTTGGTCGAGAGTTCCTGCCAGGCGTCGAAAAAGCGGTCGATGTCGGCGACCAGGCCGGTGTCGTCGATGGGCAGGGAACCCTCGATTTCGGCAAGCGGCGAGGTCTTGGCCTTTTCCTGCCCGAAATCGGCGTTTTTCTGGCGGATTTCGCCGGTGAGAAAGGCGTCGTGGGCGCGTTCGATGGAGCCGACCCGCACTCCCTGGCCGATGAAGAAATCACCGAAGGCGAGAGTCGGGTAGGGGGTCAGGTTGGGGGTCTGTCGCGAATAGCCGGGGGTGTTGACGTTGGCGATGTTGTTGCCGACGACCTCGATGGCCTTCTGCTGGGTGGTGATGGAGGTTTTGGCCGCGTTCAGAGCGTTGACGATACCACCCATGTCAGACCTTCCCGGAAAGGAGTTTTCCGCCGCCGGTGATTTCGACTCTCTGGCCGGCCGGGTTGTAGGCGGGTTCGGTCATCTGGCGGCTGTAGAAATTGAGCATGTCCCGCACCCAGTTCAGCGAAGACCAGAAGAGGTAGGCGTTGCGGCGGTTCTCCTCACGGATGGTTTCCGCCAGCGCCTGTTCTTCGGGATCCTGGCTGCCGAGGTCGAGTTCGCGCAGTTCGGCCAGCAGCCTGTTTTTTGCTTCGGCCAGACGGACAAGTTCATCGGTATCGAGATCGATGGCGCACTGGCGCTCCTCGAGGATGAGCCCGTGGAGCTGTTCCATCTTTTCCCTGGCTGTGGCATTCATCGGATCAACGGTCCTCGAAGATATACTTGAGCAGACTTTTGGCGACCTTTTCCGGATCGGGATCGTAGCTGCCATCGGCCACCTGCTGTTTCAGCCTGGCCACTTTTTCGGCTCGGGCGGCGTCGTTGGCCGGTTCCGACCGATCCAGCCGGGCGGCCTCGCGGGCGAAGGAAGATATTTTGACTTTGTCGACCGCGGGTGTGGTTTCGCCGGCAACCTTGTTCTCCTTGCGATCCGGTTGCGTGTTCGGTTCCCCCATCCTGCCCGTGTTGATCAATGGTTTTCCGGTGTGAATCTTGACAGTCATGATGTCCACCTTTGT
This window of the Geothermobacter ehrlichii genome carries:
- the flgM gene encoding flagellar biosynthesis anti-sigma factor FlgM, which codes for MTVKIHTGKPLINTGRMGEPNTQPDRKENKVAGETTPAVDKVKISSFAREAARLDRSEPANDAARAEKVARLKQQVADGSYDPDPEKVAKSLLKYIFEDR
- a CDS encoding flagellar assembly protein FliW; this encodes MKITGTRFGDIEYQEANLIHFPEGLIGFEQLRDFVVMPNREGNLLFWIQSVEDKDIAFLLTEPGNFFLDYKVVPDKTEMAKLNIARPEQAHALAIVTIHPDKSVTLNLAAPLLFAPETNRCLQVILEGAPYNTRTPLPTV
- the flgK gene encoding flagellar hook-associated protein FlgK, with amino-acid sequence MGGIVNALNAAKTSITTQQKAIEVVGNNIANVNTPGYSRQTPNLTPYPTLAFGDFFIGQGVRVGSIERAHDAFLTGEIRQKNADFGQEKAKTSPLAEIEGSLPIDDTGLVADIDRFFDAWQELSTNPDGSVERELVIQYGQRLSQSFDTAWNRLEDIRGNIDNTLVSKVNTINLKLRQVADLNKRISTVEYAGHAANAERDQRDQLIKELAGEIGVSAVEDKVGMISLQLPGGLPLVEGGIALQLETVHTTGGVQINVNTSSASLKVPRSGWGGEFRGLLDTRDQLIPDLQGRLDQLAYDLATQVNGLHRAGSGLDGVSGRDFFVQPAAVSGAATLMAVAVTSTTEVAAGVSSAPGDNGNALQLATLKDTSFVNGTDTYTEWYGKITSTIGIEASQNRLAVSGLQDSLDQLENLRESTVGVSIEEEMINLLQYQKAFEASAKFLSTVDEMMDSVLMIKR
- a CDS encoding class I SAM-dependent methyltransferase, with amino-acid sequence MEAGADSAPLNFRLDWGVHTIFRLLSSYRFQTVLDIGSGSGEHKRFFEYFGKQVYSVDLFHQADYCGDFLEIDFDRRFDVIWCSHVLEHQRNVGLFLDKVFSLLPERGILALTVPYHPRERLISGHINNFSIPLLCYHLIMAGFDCSKAQILGTFETSLIVRKKEAIHPERGKSSAHGADAGYEFAGIQDYFPFPATQGREITEAMFNWGDPGCYILPRPAIQVPANIESKNLQTYPQFCPQLRFADG
- the flgL gene encoding flagellar hook-associated protein FlgL, which codes for MRATMGTTYRSLLGNLNRINSRLEELRVQTASGKKLQRPSNDPSAIRPTLYARADIVSANRFTRTINAGIDRIDNQDYYLDNMENILVRAKEISIAAVNDSLNAEDRLTYANEVAQLRKELFDMGNAQFDGKYLFSGHQIHTRPFVENPAYDPVNDPRPVLYNGDNGAFNLATGPGEVTRVNITGNALLLGDADNDGVTDPDGTDVFGVMKRLEDALRNNDSAAIEAEMSGLESSMEQVRRHRSIMGNNGSRLEEALGRMENMEIRMREILSRYEDADLVETIANLKKQESALQAALAVTGRISELSILNYL
- the csrA gene encoding carbon storage regulator CsrA yields the protein MLVLTRKSGEGIIIGDDIRITVVEVRGNSIRLGIDAPRSKKIHRLEVYERITNENRKATQWEPVDLQALSRKLDTNKKQPRP